Proteins encoded together in one Campylobacter concisus window:
- a CDS encoding dynamin family protein — protein sequence MFNEFINAYKARYFKVFTSDFKGELARLVNELNDPSLHASDEIKESLNLLIDTLNEPPLIAVIGQFSSGKSTFLNALLGQNILPSGLTPVTAKAVRLKFAKMPLLSVKFTNGSESLLASSELTELNAMSEQIKSMTLYAPSEILKEVNFIDTPGLNSLRDADTKETKNTLKKVCGAIWLSLANNAAKASELESVEEILKTNDLKALCFINQKDKLSKYELESLLKHARQTYGELFEDIIAISSKQALNGITNENKSELESSNFAKALSAIKETFLNASFKENFIKARAKKIVNFLISEQENRLKVYSAADEILDKFNATLEEKLEAIKEEFKPKIALRYSDMSEAIKLASDEVFKLLKPFSRTKFNPSKTLLNKEIYKRENFEMISLDTDEVFSKLIYEDVVFSKFFKRYKRDLKGLENEIISAFDELYKSLEDELFVYKSRYESFNPFDEFASNYETKSINTYAGRTYENFLREYENAKFKATQKISLFFEKLDVKVASNYENALKLAVYFLKQKIENSLNSHLQMGTPLYIPSAKEVYERMLNAFSLYEFDDLMCSNNSFLNKTLLDIKTEFNEIYAQKIAMLERLKAKPNEQILKLEKLQESSVILK from the coding sequence ATTTTTAACGAGTTTATAAATGCCTATAAGGCGAGATATTTTAAGGTTTTTACAAGCGACTTTAAGGGCGAGCTAGCAAGGCTAGTAAATGAGCTAAATGATCCAAGCCTGCACGCAAGCGATGAGATAAAAGAGAGCCTAAATTTACTAATCGACACTCTAAATGAGCCGCCTCTAATCGCTGTTATAGGGCAGTTTTCAAGTGGCAAATCAACATTTTTAAACGCTCTGCTTGGACAAAACATCTTGCCATCAGGTCTAACGCCTGTCACGGCAAAGGCTGTGCGGCTAAAATTTGCAAAGATGCCGCTTCTTAGCGTGAAATTTACAAATGGTAGCGAGAGCTTGCTAGCTAGCAGCGAGCTTACAGAGCTAAACGCCATGAGCGAGCAGATAAAAAGCATGACACTTTATGCGCCAAGCGAAATTTTAAAAGAGGTAAATTTCATCGACACGCCCGGGCTAAACTCGCTACGAGATGCCGACACGAAAGAGACCAAAAACACGCTAAAAAAGGTTTGCGGCGCGATCTGGCTAAGCCTCGCAAACAACGCAGCAAAGGCTAGCGAGCTTGAAAGCGTAGAAGAAATTTTAAAGACAAACGATCTAAAGGCACTTTGCTTCATCAACCAAAAGGATAAGCTAAGTAAGTACGAGCTTGAAAGCTTGCTAAAGCACGCTAGACAAACTTACGGCGAGCTGTTTGAAGATATCATCGCTATCTCGTCAAAGCAGGCGCTCAATGGCATCACAAATGAAAACAAGAGCGAGCTAGAAAGCTCAAATTTCGCTAAAGCACTAAGTGCGATAAAAGAGACGTTTTTAAACGCGAGCTTTAAAGAAAATTTCATAAAAGCAAGGGCGAAAAAGATAGTAAATTTTTTGATTAGCGAGCAAGAAAACCGCCTAAAAGTTTATAGCGCAGCTGATGAAATTTTGGATAAATTTAATGCCACGCTTGAAGAAAAACTAGAAGCTATAAAAGAGGAGTTTAAGCCTAAAATAGCCCTGCGATACAGCGATATGAGCGAGGCTATCAAGCTTGCAAGCGATGAAGTTTTTAAGCTGCTTAAGCCATTTTCTAGGACAAAATTTAACCCATCAAAGACGCTTTTAAACAAAGAAATTTATAAGCGAGAAAATTTTGAGATGATAAGCCTTGACACGGACGAGGTCTTTTCAAAGCTCATCTATGAAGACGTCGTATTTTCTAAATTTTTTAAACGCTACAAAAGAGATCTAAAAGGGCTTGAAAATGAGATCATATCGGCTTTTGATGAGCTTTATAAAAGCTTAGAAGATGAGCTTTTCGTTTACAAATCTCGCTATGAGAGCTTTAATCCATTTGATGAGTTTGCCTCAAACTACGAGACAAAATCGATAAATACCTACGCTGGCAGGACCTATGAGAATTTCTTAAGAGAGTATGAAAATGCCAAATTTAAGGCGACGCAAAAGATATCGCTCTTTTTTGAAAAGCTTGACGTAAAGGTTGCGTCAAACTACGAAAATGCACTTAAACTTGCGGTTTATTTTTTAAAGCAAAAGATCGAAAACTCGCTAAATTCGCACCTGCAAATGGGCACGCCACTCTACATCCCAAGCGCAAAAGAGGTTTATGAGCGCATGCTAAATGCCTTTAGCCTTTATGAATTTGACGATCTTATGTGCTCAAATAACTCTTTTTTAAATAAAACTTTGCTTGATATAAAGACCGAATTTAATGAAATTTACGCCCAAAAAATAGCGATGCTTGAGCGCCTAAAGGCAAAGCCAAATGAGCAAATTTTAAAGCTAGAAAAACTGCAAGAGAGTTCGGTGATATTAAAGTAA
- a CDS encoding dynamin family protein, whose translation MDEFLKQAWRANKIYTNAAASVPFYPDLLALLLVCDERNLDQFMALDEFRAVLKRLKVELDIFSIQSAQLATLKALNKAKISIDEIVKYLEILRDEKIIDDEKFAFLEKIISKNKGANEAKISHTKPKDHFHKNLDFLNEINEKASLLDNEKTFLEALAAAKKRSNETLFNIAASGVINSGKSTLLNALLNKPVLGASNVPETINLTILKYSKDSFARVNFYTLDELLALGIPSENLPSKSVDIGIDEIKNYTSSSSKTANLVKSVELYDDLELLKDNVCIIDTPGIDDAVVLREQITTNFMRECDLLAHLMNASQSATQKDALFLKKCLENSHIVRLAVVLTHADELSAKELNETLNYTKKAIGEQINGVEIDYFALSAKSYLEGAANSGVEEFKDYLYEVLFGKNSKKSALILSSYQKELKNILNSKLEATKAEILSLKAYEVELKKLQNEQASVKNALSENFSKLESLTKNELAKLESSNTKNIYKMGLETLLQNLNDKVKSEIAYCKSKKQSLNFERLEQIAKTTLRDGVMALMREARNETLVQTRSCEQNIALNFDDYVMSKDEIFSINDFLEQMGVKLEFKELLAAFRAKISNDASEALLSLKEGLLKYKNISQFCEILTDHEKNRLLNLIKTYESAQKATLDKRLKELDRELEKLSSQNQNSLLKLKEQNALQDEICSLLGELENF comes from the coding sequence ATGGATGAGTTTTTAAAACAGGCTTGGCGTGCAAATAAAATTTATACAAATGCTGCTGCTAGCGTGCCATTTTACCCAGATCTGCTAGCTCTTCTTTTGGTTTGCGACGAGAGAAATTTAGATCAGTTTATGGCGCTTGATGAGTTTAGAGCGGTGCTAAAAAGGCTTAAGGTTGAGCTTGATATATTTAGCATACAAAGTGCACAGCTTGCAACTCTTAAAGCGTTAAATAAGGCTAAAATTTCAATCGATGAGATAGTAAAATACCTAGAAATATTGCGTGATGAAAAGATCATAGATGATGAGAAATTTGCCTTTTTAGAAAAGATCATAAGCAAAAACAAAGGCGCCAATGAGGCTAAAATTTCTCATACCAAGCCAAAAGATCACTTCCATAAAAACCTAGACTTTTTAAATGAGATAAACGAAAAAGCAAGCTTGCTTGATAATGAAAAAACTTTTTTAGAGGCACTTGCGGCAGCCAAAAAAAGATCAAACGAAACACTTTTTAACATAGCAGCAAGCGGCGTCATAAACTCTGGCAAATCAACCCTTTTAAACGCCCTTTTAAACAAACCCGTCCTTGGCGCTTCAAACGTGCCAGAAACGATAAATTTAACCATTTTAAAATACTCCAAAGATAGCTTTGCAAGGGTAAATTTTTACACCTTAGATGAGCTTTTAGCACTTGGCATACCAAGTGAAAATTTACCAAGCAAAAGCGTAGATATCGGCATAGATGAGATAAAAAACTACACATCATCAAGCTCAAAAACAGCAAATCTCGTAAAAAGCGTAGAGCTTTATGACGACTTGGAGCTTTTAAAAGACAACGTCTGCATCATAGACACGCCAGGCATCGATGATGCGGTGGTTTTAAGAGAGCAGATCACTACAAATTTTATGAGGGAGTGCGACCTTTTGGCTCACCTCATGAACGCCTCACAAAGTGCCACGCAAAAAGACGCTCTATTTTTAAAAAAATGCCTCGAAAACTCGCATATCGTAAGGCTTGCTGTGGTGCTAACTCACGCTGATGAGCTAAGCGCTAAAGAGCTAAACGAGACGCTAAACTACACAAAAAAAGCGATCGGTGAGCAGATAAATGGCGTTGAGATTGATTATTTTGCGCTTAGTGCAAAAAGCTACTTAGAAGGCGCTGCAAATAGCGGTGTAGAGGAGTTTAAGGACTACCTTTACGAGGTGCTCTTTGGCAAAAACTCTAAAAAATCAGCCCTTATCTTAAGCTCGTATCAAAAGGAGCTAAAAAATATCCTAAATAGCAAGCTTGAGGCCACTAAGGCTGAAATTTTGTCGCTCAAAGCTTATGAAGTGGAGCTTAAAAAGCTTCAAAATGAGCAGGCAAGCGTCAAAAACGCACTTAGTGAAAATTTCTCTAAACTTGAAAGCCTAACCAAAAACGAGCTTGCAAAGCTTGAAAGTAGCAATACCAAAAACATCTATAAAATGGGGCTTGAGACGCTTTTACAAAACCTAAACGATAAGGTAAAAAGCGAGATAGCCTACTGCAAAAGCAAAAAGCAAAGCTTAAATTTTGAGCGCCTAGAACAAATCGCAAAAACAACGCTTCGCGACGGTGTGATGGCACTTATGAGAGAGGCTAGAAACGAAACTTTAGTGCAAACAAGATCATGCGAGCAAAATATCGCTTTAAATTTTGATGATTATGTGATGAGCAAAGATGAGATTTTTAGCATCAATGACTTTTTAGAGCAAATGGGCGTAAAGCTTGAATTTAAGGAGCTTTTAGCTGCATTTAGAGCGAAAATTTCAAATGACGCAAGTGAAGCACTTTTAAGCTTAAAAGAGGGCTTGCTAAAATATAAAAACATCTCTCAATTTTGTGAAATTTTAACTGATCATGAAAAAAATCGCCTTTTAAATCTCATAAAAACCTATGAAAGCGCTCAAAAAGCCACGCTTGATAAGAGGCTAAAAGAGCTAGATCGTGAGCTAGAAAAGCTTAGCTCGCAAAATCAAAACTCACTTTTAAAACTAAAAGAGCAAAACGCCTTGCAAGATGAAATTTGCTCGCTTTTAGGGGAGCTAGAAAATTTTTAA
- the tsaD gene encoding tRNA (adenosine(37)-N6)-threonylcarbamoyltransferase complex transferase subunit TsaD has protein sequence MILGIESSCDDSSVALIDESTLEQIYYKKISQEEEHAIFGGVVPELAARLHTKALPALLNDILPNLKDINAIAVTNEPGLSVSLIGGVSMAKSLSIALNIPLIAVNHLVGHIYSLFLDHEATFPLGVLLVSGGHTMILEINENGEITELASTSDDSFGESFDKVAKMLDLGYPGGAVVQQNALLCEDKERFKFTVPLLHDKRLEYSFSGLKNQVRVEISKLETITQKDISDICYAFENTACEHILNKLERVFTLRNFKRFGVVGGASANLNLRKRLETLCQKNECELLLAPIAFCSDNALMIARAGREKYLKKEFISHDKLTINPRVSFKKFELDL, from the coding sequence ATGATACTTGGCATAGAAAGCAGCTGCGATGACAGCTCTGTTGCGCTCATAGATGAAAGCACGCTAGAGCAAATTTATTATAAAAAGATCTCGCAAGAAGAGGAGCACGCTATCTTTGGTGGCGTGGTCCCAGAGCTTGCAGCGAGGCTTCACACAAAGGCGCTACCAGCACTTTTAAACGATATCTTGCCAAATTTAAAAGATATAAACGCGATCGCCGTGACAAACGAGCCAGGGCTAAGCGTGAGCCTGATAGGAGGTGTGAGCATGGCAAAATCGCTAAGCATCGCCCTAAATATCCCACTAATCGCCGTAAATCACCTAGTTGGCCACATCTACTCGCTATTTTTAGACCATGAAGCCACCTTTCCGCTTGGCGTTTTGCTAGTTAGTGGCGGACATACGATGATACTTGAGATTAACGAAAATGGCGAGATTACAGAGCTTGCAAGCACAAGCGATGATAGCTTTGGTGAGAGCTTTGACAAGGTGGCAAAGATGCTCGATCTTGGCTATCCAGGAGGTGCTGTGGTGCAGCAAAACGCACTTTTGTGTGAGGATAAAGAGAGATTTAAATTTACCGTCCCACTTCTTCACGACAAACGCCTTGAATACAGCTTTTCAGGGCTTAAAAACCAAGTAAGAGTTGAAATTTCAAAGCTTGAAACTATCACACAAAAAGATATCTCAGATATTTGCTACGCCTTTGAAAATACGGCTTGTGAGCACATCTTAAATAAGCTTGAAAGGGTTTTTACGCTAAGAAATTTCAAGCGCTTTGGCGTTGTTGGTGGAGCGAGCGCAAATTTAAATTTACGCAAAAGGCTTGAAACTCTTTGTCAAAAAAATGAGTGCGAGCTTTTGCTAGCACCAATTGCGTTTTGCTCTGATAATGCGCTGATGATAGCAAGAGCTGGTCGCGAAAAATACCTAAAAAAAGAGTTTATCTCACATGATAAGCTAACTATAAATCCAAGGGTTAGTTTTAAGAAATTTGAGCTAGATCTATAA
- a CDS encoding M99 family carboxypeptidase catalytic domain-containing protein, with amino-acid sequence MRKFRLFLAALAAASLANASALDYALIKKGEPSSNTMLLIGGIQGDEPGGFLAASIVATDYNITKGSLWVVPNLNFPSIIERSRGTKGDMNRKFAHVEKDDPDYNSVMKIKDVITDKNVTLILNLHDGSGYYRDKFISKDENPDKWGNTCIIDQSTLPGSKYPELESIASSVKDVLNKHLIDPKHQYHVKNTHTALGDKEMLKSLTYYAITQNKSAFANEASKNLNAEQRTYYHLVAIEEYMKKTGISFTRPFELDVKSVKKAIEKEIRLELFDSYALSLKNLKPVISFVPFKKGELSYHSPNPLIAVIKDKDSFKVQYGNRSVTRLKPQYFEFAKPLDKISLLGDGNELVLKSGDKFSVKKNFKVKSLKNVRVNVIGYGTKSVDESEQDIDKNSLNKSYSIDKDGKIYRVEFYKSENGKEKFAGMILAEFR; translated from the coding sequence ATGCGTAAATTTAGACTTTTTTTAGCAGCTCTTGCGGCTGCAAGCCTTGCAAATGCAAGCGCACTGGACTATGCACTTATCAAAAAAGGTGAGCCAAGTAGTAATACTATGCTCTTAATCGGTGGCATACAAGGCGACGAGCCAGGCGGTTTTTTGGCGGCCTCTATCGTGGCGACTGACTACAACATCACAAAAGGCTCGCTTTGGGTCGTGCCAAATTTAAATTTCCCAAGTATCATCGAGCGAAGTCGCGGCACAAAGGGTGATATGAATAGAAAATTCGCCCATGTCGAAAAGGACGATCCAGACTACAACTCAGTGATGAAGATAAAAGACGTCATCACCGACAAAAACGTCACTCTCATCTTAAATTTACACGATGGCAGCGGATATTATAGAGATAAATTTATAAGCAAGGACGAAAATCCAGACAAATGGGGCAATACCTGCATCATAGACCAAAGCACACTGCCAGGCTCAAAGTACCCAGAGCTTGAAAGTATCGCATCAAGCGTAAAAGATGTGCTAAATAAGCACCTCATAGACCCAAAACATCAGTATCACGTCAAAAACACGCACACAGCGTTGGGCGACAAAGAGATGCTAAAAAGCCTTACCTACTACGCTATCACGCAAAACAAGTCCGCCTTTGCAAACGAAGCTAGTAAAAATTTAAACGCCGAGCAAAGGACATATTATCACCTAGTAGCGATTGAGGAGTATATGAAAAAGACTGGCATTAGCTTTACTAGGCCCTTTGAGCTCGATGTCAAAAGCGTGAAAAAGGCGATCGAAAAAGAGATCAGACTTGAGCTGTTTGACAGCTACGCTCTTAGCCTTAAAAATTTAAAGCCTGTGATAAGCTTCGTGCCATTTAAAAAGGGCGAGCTAAGCTACCATTCGCCAAATCCACTAATCGCCGTTATAAAAGATAAAGATAGCTTCAAAGTGCAGTATGGCAACCGCTCTGTCACAAGGCTAAAGCCGCAATACTTCGAGTTTGCAAAGCCGCTTGATAAAATTTCTCTCTTGGGCGATGGCAACGAGCTTGTGCTAAAAAGTGGCGATAAATTTAGCGTTAAAAAGAACTTTAAGGTAAAATCGCTCAAAAACGTGCGCGTAAATGTCATAGGGTACGGCACAAAAAGTGTTGATGAAAGCGAGCAAGATATCGATAAAAACAGCCTAAACAAAAGCTATAGCATAGATAAAGATGGCAAAATTTACCGAGTTGAGTTTTATAAAAGCGAAAATGGCAAAGAGAAATTTGCCGGCATGATACTAGCGGAGTTTAGATGA
- a CDS encoding uracil-xanthine permease family protein: protein MQRYEGYKFDLKQSLIGVQFLFVAFGALVLVPILTGLDANVALFTAGLGTLLFQLITRKNVPPIFLASSFAFIAPLQYGIEKWGIPVTMGGVIFAGFFYVALSLVVRFGGEKILHKILPPVVVGPVIMTIGLILAPNAVKMATSATQTYTQNVAMMVAATSLIATIVVMMLGRGMFRLIPILLGIIAGYIVAYCFGMVDFSAIANAPWFRVPSFSAPKFELEAIIYMIPIAIAPAIEHIGDMLAISNVTKEDFLKNPGLKNTLLGDGLATSLAAAFGGPPNTTYSEVTGAVSLTKAYNPAIMTFAAITAIVLAFVGKLGAVLSTIPAPVIGGIMLLLFGIIASVGMETLIKNRVDLADPRNMIIVALIFIFAIGGMVLDLGAVKFSGIGLGAVTGIVLNLLLPKTKHYEGY, encoded by the coding sequence ATGCAAAGATATGAGGGGTATAAATTTGATCTTAAGCAAAGCTTGATCGGTGTGCAGTTTTTATTTGTCGCCTTTGGCGCGCTCGTGCTCGTGCCTATCCTTACGGGGCTTGATGCAAATGTAGCGCTTTTTACCGCTGGCCTTGGCACGCTACTTTTTCAGCTAATAACTAGAAAAAACGTCCCGCCGATCTTTCTAGCAAGCTCGTTTGCCTTCATCGCTCCGCTTCAGTACGGCATCGAAAAATGGGGCATACCAGTGACTATGGGTGGCGTTATATTTGCTGGATTTTTCTACGTCGCGCTAAGTCTTGTGGTTCGCTTTGGCGGCGAGAAAATTTTGCATAAAATTTTGCCTCCAGTTGTCGTTGGTCCTGTCATCATGACCATAGGTCTGATACTAGCTCCAAATGCCGTTAAGATGGCTACTTCAGCTACCCAGACCTACACCCAAAACGTAGCTATGATGGTAGCAGCCACCTCGCTTATCGCCACTATCGTTGTCATGATGCTAGGACGGGGGATGTTTAGGCTCATACCGATCCTGCTTGGCATCATCGCTGGCTACATCGTGGCTTACTGCTTTGGCATGGTTGATTTTAGCGCCATCGCAAACGCCCCTTGGTTTAGAGTGCCAAGCTTTAGCGCACCAAAATTTGAACTTGAAGCGATCATCTACATGATACCTATCGCCATCGCCCCAGCGATCGAGCACATCGGCGATATGCTCGCTATCTCAAACGTCACAAAAGAGGATTTTTTGAAAAATCCAGGGCTTAAAAACACCCTTTTAGGCGACGGCCTAGCCACCTCGCTAGCTGCTGCCTTTGGTGGTCCGCCAAACACCACCTACTCAGAGGTCACAGGCGCAGTTAGCCTTACAAAAGCGTATAATCCAGCGATCATGACCTTTGCAGCGATCACTGCTATCGTGCTAGCCTTTGTTGGCAAGCTTGGCGCAGTGCTCTCAACCATCCCAGCTCCAGTCATTGGCGGCATCATGCTGCTACTTTTTGGTATCATCGCAAGCGTTGGCATGGAGACACTTATAAAAAACAGAGTCGATCTTGCCGATCCTAGAAATATGATAATCGTAGCCCTCATCTTCATCTTTGCCATCGGCGGCATGGTGCTTGACCTTGGAGCGGTTAAATTTTCAGGTATCGGACTTGGCGCGGTTACTGGTATAGTTTTAAATTTGCTTTTGCCAAAAACAAAGCATTACGAAGGATATTAA
- the dxr gene encoding 1-deoxy-D-xylulose-5-phosphate reductoisomerase has translation MVAIVVILGSTGSIGKNALNLCEKFNVEVEALSCAKNVALLNEQILKFKPKFVCVGDEKLAKNVKNIEAKNIFFGEAGLLEMLEISSSKKVINALVGFAGLAPSLKIQALGKKLALANKESLVVGGKFLKTREILPIDSEHFGLKFLLENKTTPSKLIITASGGAFYKKPIKFLKDATPSDALKHPNWDMGAKITIDSATMTNKLFEVMEAYWLYGIKDIEAVIEPTSAIHAIVEFIDGSSTMHLSRADMKLAIAHAMLEKVEQNIVSHANLLDLKSIKFHKISPKKYPVFSLKDEVLASPDLGVVINAANEVGVFSFLEKKCSFLDISRLILGSAKKFKSLKISSVDEIYEVDKEVREYAKRMLNAKI, from the coding sequence TTGGTCGCTATCGTGGTAATACTTGGCTCAACTGGCTCGATCGGTAAAAATGCTCTTAATCTTTGCGAAAAATTTAATGTAGAGGTTGAGGCGCTAAGCTGCGCTAAAAACGTAGCTTTGCTAAATGAGCAAATTTTAAAATTTAAGCCAAAATTTGTTTGTGTGGGCGACGAAAAGCTAGCTAAAAATGTAAAAAACATTGAAGCTAAAAACATCTTTTTTGGCGAGGCTGGACTGCTAGAAATGCTTGAAATTTCAAGCTCAAAAAAGGTGATAAACGCCCTTGTGGGCTTTGCTGGCCTTGCTCCTAGCCTAAAGATACAAGCACTTGGTAAAAAGCTAGCACTTGCAAACAAAGAGAGCCTTGTAGTTGGTGGCAAGTTTTTAAAAACAAGAGAAATTTTACCCATTGATAGCGAGCATTTTGGGCTTAAATTTCTATTAGAAAATAAAACAACTCCAAGCAAGCTCATCATCACAGCAAGCGGTGGGGCATTTTATAAAAAACCGATCAAATTTCTAAAAGATGCTACGCCAAGCGACGCTCTAAAACATCCAAACTGGGATATGGGCGCAAAGATAACGATTGATAGCGCGACGATGACAAACAAGCTTTTTGAGGTGATGGAGGCCTACTGGCTTTATGGCATAAAAGATATCGAGGCCGTGATAGAGCCAACCTCAGCCATCCACGCCATAGTCGAATTTATCGATGGCTCAAGCACGATGCATCTCTCGCGAGCAGATATGAAGCTAGCTATCGCGCACGCTATGCTTGAAAAAGTTGAGCAAAATATCGTCTCGCACGCAAATTTACTCGATCTAAAAAGTATCAAATTTCATAAAATAAGCCCTAAAAAATATCCAGTCTTTTCGCTAAAAGATGAAGTCTTAGCTAGTCCTGATCTAGGTGTCGTCATAAACGCTGCAAACGAGGTTGGAGTATTTAGCTTTTTAGAGAAAAAGTGCTCATTTTTAGATATATCAAGGCTTATTTTAGGCTCAGCAAAAAAATTTAAGAGTCTTAAAATTTCAAGCGTAGATGAAATTTATGAAGTTGATAAAGAGGTTCGAGAATACGCAAAAAGGATGCTAAATGCAAAGATATGA
- a CDS encoding phosphatidate cytidylyltransferase has product MRSRIITGVLLFALFLIIVYTNNPYLNYTLLGVVYCFAFKESLDLYGIKNKKLTYAALIIYGFLPFTDPIFLSIVAVMFVASVLAYQKNENLKIVAPFIYPTIPILMMWMLLLQYGIEYLVWLILSVVASDSGAFFIGKAFGKHPFSPSSPNKTIEGAVGGVILGTVVGCIGCIVGDFVSKGFFQILFSSFLVCVFAVWGDLFESYLKRLCGVKDSGSLFPGHGGMLDRIDGYLFGVVALLWSLSW; this is encoded by the coding sequence ATGCGATCACGCATAATCACTGGCGTTTTGTTGTTTGCCTTATTTTTAATTATTGTATATACAAACAATCCTTATTTAAATTACACATTACTTGGCGTCGTTTATTGTTTCGCATTTAAAGAATCATTAGATCTTTATGGCATAAAAAATAAAAAATTAACCTATGCAGCGCTTATTATTTATGGATTTTTACCTTTTACTGATCCGATCTTTTTATCAATAGTAGCAGTTATGTTTGTTGCTTCTGTTTTAGCTTATCAAAAAAATGAAAACTTAAAGATAGTGGCACCGTTCATCTATCCTACTATACCTATTCTTATGATGTGGATGCTTTTATTACAATATGGGATTGAGTACCTTGTATGGCTTATCTTAAGCGTAGTTGCGAGCGATAGTGGCGCATTTTTTATTGGCAAAGCCTTTGGTAAGCACCCATTTAGCCCAAGCTCACCAAACAAGACCATCGAAGGTGCAGTTGGCGGCGTGATACTAGGCACGGTAGTTGGCTGCATAGGCTGCATAGTTGGAGATTTCGTATCAAAAGGCTTTTTTCAAATTTTATTTTCAAGCTTCTTAGTCTGCGTCTTTGCGGTCTGGGGAGATCTCTTTGAGAGCTATCTAAAAAGACTTTGCGGCGTCAAAGACAGCGGTTCGCTTTTTCCAGGTCACGGCGGCATGCTTGATAGGATAGATGGCTATTTATTTGGCGTTGTTGCGCTACTTTGGTCGCTATCGTGGTAA